One window from the genome of bacterium encodes:
- the secA gene encoding preprotein translocase subunit SecA has protein sequence MSLLKKLFGDDTQKAIKNLQPLVESINAFEESVQALSDEDLTKKTSWFKDQLKAGVSLDDILPEAFAAVREAARRTLGQRHYDVQLMGGIALHQGKISEMMTGEGKTLVATLPAYLNALTGKGVHVVTVNDYLSRRDAVWMGQIYSFLGLSVSVINHDSSFIYDPNHKDLDPRRDEVGAFKVLHEFLRPCTRRQAYEADITYGTNNEFGFDYLRDNIAYTEQDIVQRNYHYAIVDEIDSILIDEARTPLIISAPYADSEDLYGTFVRIATTLKVEDDYTVDEKLKAISLTDNGISKAEKTLGVDNIYTDKGVKYVHHLETAVRAKALFQRDKDYVVRSGEVMIVDEFTGRLQPGRRWSEGLHQAIEAKEGVAVQKESRTYASITFQNYFRLYEKLAGMTGTARTSSEEFFKVYSLEVVSVPSNKPMSRVDREDLIFQTEEGKFKAIAKKVKELNDKGQPVLIGTVSIEKNELLSAYLLKEGVKHEVLNAKNHEREGEIIAQAGKKGGVVIATNMAGRGVDIKLGGNPSTQGVYEEVKNLGGLFVLGTERHEARRIDNQLRGRAGRQGDPGETQFFVSLEDSLMRVFASDAIKKMMGRFGIPEDQPIENRLITRSLESAQEKIEGFHFDARKHVLQYDDIMNQQRKYAYGVRRTLLLGNDAEADTFLEEITEGDGEAKKTIEKKKQDMGADNFYPAARKVALQVIDMHWMEHLEAMDYLRSSVNLRAYGQRDPLVEYKKEGLQLFQDMKENIYGQVLGLIANLNSQTMTISSTPTRTMPKNFNLSGGGSEEGNKGTSSTQVNPGVHLGEKIGRNDLCPCGSGKKYKKCHGK, from the coding sequence ATGTCACTACTGAAGAAATTATTTGGAGACGATACCCAGAAGGCGATTAAAAACCTACAACCACTTGTGGAGAGTATCAACGCGTTTGAGGAATCAGTGCAAGCGCTTTCCGATGAGGATCTTACAAAAAAAACATCCTGGTTTAAAGATCAATTAAAGGCGGGTGTGTCACTCGACGATATACTCCCCGAAGCTTTTGCGGCGGTACGTGAAGCGGCGCGTCGGACACTCGGACAACGGCACTATGATGTTCAACTCATGGGCGGCATCGCACTTCATCAAGGAAAAATTTCGGAAATGATGACCGGCGAAGGGAAAACACTCGTTGCAACACTTCCGGCATATCTTAATGCGCTAACAGGAAAGGGAGTGCATGTGGTTACCGTAAATGATTATCTTTCACGCAGAGATGCTGTGTGGATGGGACAAATTTATTCATTCCTCGGACTCTCGGTTTCGGTGATCAATCATGACTCATCATTTATCTATGATCCTAACCATAAAGATCTTGACCCAAGACGCGACGAGGTTGGCGCCTTCAAAGTTCTCCATGAATTTTTAAGACCGTGTACCAGACGGCAGGCATACGAAGCCGATATCACCTACGGAACGAACAATGAATTCGGGTTTGATTATTTGCGTGACAATATTGCGTATACCGAGCAAGATATCGTGCAGAGAAATTACCATTACGCGATTGTTGATGAAATCGACTCAATCTTGATTGATGAAGCGCGCACCCCGCTCATTATTTCCGCTCCGTATGCAGATTCAGAAGATTTGTATGGTACATTTGTACGCATCGCAACGACACTTAAGGTTGAAGATGATTATACGGTGGACGAGAAACTCAAAGCAATTTCTCTTACCGATAATGGCATAAGTAAGGCGGAAAAAACCCTTGGTGTTGACAATATTTATACCGATAAGGGGGTTAAATATGTCCACCACCTAGAAACAGCGGTTCGTGCCAAAGCACTTTTTCAAAGAGACAAGGATTATGTTGTGCGGAGTGGGGAAGTGATGATTGTGGATGAATTTACCGGCAGGTTGCAGCCCGGCAGACGGTGGTCTGAAGGGCTGCATCAAGCAATTGAGGCAAAAGAAGGCGTTGCGGTGCAAAAAGAATCTCGTACTTACGCATCCATTACATTTCAAAATTATTTTAGATTGTATGAAAAACTTGCAGGGATGACTGGTACGGCGAGGACTTCATCTGAGGAATTCTTTAAGGTGTATAGTCTCGAGGTTGTTTCTGTTCCATCAAACAAACCAATGTCACGCGTTGACCGTGAAGATCTTATTTTTCAGACCGAAGAGGGAAAATTTAAGGCAATCGCAAAGAAAGTAAAAGAATTAAACGACAAAGGACAACCAGTGCTCATCGGTACGGTGTCTATCGAGAAAAACGAACTTCTTTCGGCGTACCTTTTAAAAGAAGGAGTTAAACATGAAGTTCTTAACGCAAAAAACCACGAACGTGAAGGAGAAATTATCGCGCAAGCGGGAAAGAAGGGCGGGGTGGTCATTGCAACCAACATGGCGGGTCGCGGTGTTGATATCAAACTGGGAGGAAATCCTTCTACGCAAGGAGTATATGAGGAAGTGAAAAATCTCGGTGGACTTTTTGTGCTTGGTACCGAACGACACGAAGCGCGGAGAATCGATAATCAATTGCGCGGTCGCGCAGGCCGTCAAGGAGACCCTGGTGAAACACAGTTTTTTGTATCGCTTGAAGACAGTTTGATGCGGGTATTTGCTTCGGATGCGATCAAGAAAATGATGGGGCGATTTGGTATTCCCGAAGACCAGCCGATTGAGAATCGACTCATCACGCGTTCGCTTGAAAGTGCACAAGAGAAAATCGAAGGGTTTCATTTTGATGCTCGCAAGCACGTTTTGCAATATGACGATATCATGAACCAACAGAGAAAATATGCATACGGTGTACGCCGCACACTTCTTTTGGGGAATGACGCGGAGGCAGATACATTTCTTGAAGAAATAACGGAAGGGGATGGTGAGGCAAAAAAAACGATTGAGAAGAAAAAGCAAGATATGGGTGCAGATAATTTTTATCCGGCAGCGCGTAAGGTGGCACTTCAGGTCATTGATATGCACTGGATGGAGCATTTGGAGGCGATGGATTACTTGCGAAGCTCGGTTAATCTCCGCGCGTATGGCCAGCGTGACCCGCTCGTTGAATATAAAAAAGAAGGACTACAGCTTTTTCAGGATATGAAGGAAAATATTTACGGGCAAGTCTTGGGTCTTATTGCGAATTTAAATTCGCAGACTATGACTATTTCAAGCACTCCCACACGAACTATGCCGAAAAATTTCAATCTTTCGGGTGGTGGTAGCGAAGAGGGGAATAAGGGGACATCTTCTACTCAAGTAAATCCCGGAGTTCATCTGGGTGAAAAAATTGGTCGCAATGATCTTTGCCCATGTGGGTCTGGAAAGAAGTACAAGAAGTGTCATGGAAAATAG
- a CDS encoding DUF2000 family protein, with amino-acid sequence MIIVLREGLASWQLTNTIGHIAAYLGNKMSEPFDTGEYFVSKDGLNFPRNSQFAVVALKATKDELKNLETRLRNTKLSRIVYVQEMIDMIDDEELEKTLNIIQADEMDILGIGIFGPKDELKALTGTLRLWK; translated from the coding sequence ATGATCATCGTGCTTCGAGAGGGCTTAGCTTCTTGGCAATTAACTAACACGATTGGTCACATTGCAGCATATCTCGGCAATAAAATGTCAGAACCGTTTGATACGGGAGAATACTTTGTGTCAAAAGACGGATTAAACTTTCCTAGAAACTCTCAATTTGCAGTTGTTGCTTTGAAGGCAACGAAAGATGAATTGAAAAATTTAGAAACAAGACTTCGTAACACTAAGCTGTCTCGGATTGTGTATGTGCAAGAAATGATTGATATGATTGACGATGAAGAATTGGAAAAAACCCTAAACATTATACAAGCAGATGAAATGGACATACTCGGAATAGGAATATTTGGTCCAAAGGACGAGTTAAAAGCATTAACAGGGACATTACGGCTCTGGAAATAA
- a CDS encoding DUF1653 domain-containing protein, whose product MENKPKPGIYEHYKGKQYEVIGIAQHSETLEEIVVYKALYGERGLWVRPLKMFLQEVEIDGKKMPRFKYVGK is encoded by the coding sequence ATGGAAAATAAACCAAAACCAGGAATTTACGAGCATTACAAAGGGAAACAGTATGAAGTGATTGGAATTGCCCAACACAGTGAAACGCTTGAAGAAATAGTTGTATATAAAGCACTGTATGGAGAAAGAGGACTATGGGTGCGGCCACTCAAAATGTTTTTACAAGAAGTGGAAATAGATGGAAAGAAAATGCCAAGATTTAAATATGTAGGGAAATAA
- a CDS encoding nucleoside triphosphate pyrophosphohydrolase has protein sequence MKYNKLVRDNIPEHIRKKGGVPMIHIADEKEYWQKLKEKLGEEVKEFNEAETIEELIDILEVIDAIRDYKQFNVSEIDTVKNNKAQERGKFEKRIILDES, from the coding sequence ATGAAATACAATAAACTTGTGAGAGACAACATTCCGGAACATATCCGAAAAAAGGGTGGCGTTCCTATGATACATATTGCCGATGAAAAAGAGTATTGGCAAAAACTTAAAGAAAAATTGGGGGAAGAAGTCAAAGAATTCAATGAAGCTGAAACTATTGAAGAACTTATCGACATCCTTGAAGTGATAGATGCTATCCGTGACTATAAACAATTTAACGTATCTGAAATTGATACGGTAAAAAATAACAAGGCGCAAGAGCGAGGAAAATTTGAAAAACGGATTATTCTTGACGAGTCATAA
- a CDS encoding HAD-IC family P-type ATPase produces MNNSWSSKNHNEIFTSLNSSEHGLKKADASTRLDIHGRNELPQGNVPTLLAIFFRQFESPLIYILFVASAAVFLMGEIVDASIIFFILIFNAIVGTIQEGRAQNMLLVLKKFTETKATVLREGEEMIVPDRDVVVGDILILQEGEKISADARVFLSHNLTIDEAALTGESEPVHKISETIEKESIAPVGERNMVFKGTHIVSGNGRAIVVATGINTTIGKIAKEISAIDTEMPLKTNIRSLSRLIIIVVAIVSVTIFLLGITLGNSWKTMFATVVSLAVSIIPEGLPIVMTLVLATGVWRMSKQNVLVKRLQAVEALGQAHVIAVDKTGTITKNELAIEKVYVQEKFFDIGGVGYEPTGKISIAGNAIDIKEYPELIFAGKIAVLCANARVMFLQESQQWHVSGDPTEAAMLVLGQKVGFHKDDIEREFPLNAEIPFDYKLKYHVTARLISGKQFLTVVGAPETILGLSKTIWHSGDHVFLSDEDRQKLESVVLRMSGEGLRVIAFAIKSGTEEPLITESIKELTFVGFFGMKDTLRSEVAEAMAKATSAGVRVVMITGDHKITALAIAKEAGIYHAGDEIITGAEIDTLSDTELAAKVSKTSVFARVTPEHKLQIVNAYKKNGEIVAMTGDGVNDAPSLVAADLGVAMGKTGTEVAKEAADLILLDDNFGSIVSAIEEGRSIYKTIKKVILYLFSTSIGEVLTIVGALFLGYPLPILAAQIIWLNFITDGFLDVALAMEPKEKGLLRRNFEKPKKYLIDSLTIKRMILMAVPMMVGTLFLFREYFETDITKAWTISLTTLAVFQWLNAWNCRSEDKSIFQMNPFSNKFLMGATAIVIILQLFAVYNPLMQKLLHTTPLTGSEWMMIIPIAFSIVIVEEVRKFFHRNRKSCVLGKSQNMFHQTGKHLAV; encoded by the coding sequence ATGAATAATTCTTGGTCCTCAAAAAATCATAACGAAATATTCACCTCTTTGAATTCCAGTGAACATGGTTTGAAAAAAGCCGATGCTTCCACCCGTCTTGATATTCACGGGCGGAATGAATTGCCTCAAGGCAATGTCCCCACCCTGCTTGCGATATTTTTTCGACAATTTGAGAGTCCGCTTATTTATATATTATTTGTGGCAAGTGCTGCAGTATTTTTAATGGGGGAAATTGTAGATGCTTCCATTATTTTTTTCATCCTTATTTTTAACGCGATTGTCGGAACGATTCAGGAAGGAAGAGCACAGAACATGCTCCTTGTTCTTAAAAAGTTTACAGAAACAAAAGCAACCGTTCTCCGTGAAGGAGAGGAGATGATTGTTCCCGATCGGGACGTTGTTGTCGGAGATATTCTTATTTTGCAAGAAGGAGAAAAAATTTCTGCTGATGCGCGAGTGTTTCTTTCTCACAATCTCACCATAGACGAAGCCGCATTAACGGGAGAATCAGAACCGGTCCATAAAATAAGCGAAACGATTGAAAAAGAATCTATCGCTCCAGTCGGAGAGAGGAATATGGTGTTTAAGGGTACACACATTGTGTCAGGCAATGGCAGGGCGATTGTGGTTGCGACAGGGATTAATACGACAATTGGAAAAATCGCAAAAGAGATTTCCGCGATTGATACCGAAATGCCACTCAAGACAAATATCCGTTCCCTTTCCCGACTTATCATTATTGTTGTAGCGATTGTCAGTGTGACTATTTTTTTACTCGGTATTACCCTTGGAAATTCTTGGAAGACAATGTTTGCGACCGTAGTATCGCTTGCCGTCTCAATCATTCCCGAGGGTCTTCCTATCGTGATGACACTTGTGCTTGCTACTGGCGTATGGAGAATGAGCAAGCAAAACGTTTTAGTAAAAAGATTGCAAGCGGTTGAAGCATTGGGGCAGGCGCATGTGATTGCTGTTGACAAAACGGGAACAATCACAAAAAACGAGCTTGCAATCGAGAAAGTATATGTGCAAGAAAAATTCTTTGATATTGGAGGAGTAGGCTATGAACCGACGGGGAAGATATCAATCGCGGGGAACGCGATTGATATCAAAGAATATCCAGAACTCATATTTGCTGGCAAAATCGCTGTGCTGTGCGCGAATGCGCGCGTGATGTTCCTTCAAGAATCCCAGCAATGGCATGTTTCGGGCGACCCAACAGAAGCGGCAATGCTTGTATTGGGTCAAAAGGTGGGGTTTCATAAGGATGACATTGAGCGAGAATTTCCACTCAATGCCGAAATTCCTTTTGATTACAAATTAAAATATCACGTAACGGCTCGTCTGATTTCTGGCAAACAATTTCTCACGGTTGTAGGAGCACCCGAGACGATTCTTGGTCTTTCAAAAACAATATGGCATAGTGGCGATCATGTTTTTTTGTCAGATGAAGATCGACAGAAACTTGAATCTGTAGTTCTCCGCATGTCAGGAGAAGGTCTTCGCGTTATTGCTTTTGCGATAAAGAGTGGAACAGAAGAACCGCTTATTACAGAATCAATCAAAGAACTTACTTTTGTTGGTTTTTTTGGGATGAAAGATACACTTCGTTCGGAGGTTGCCGAAGCGATGGCGAAAGCAACATCTGCTGGCGTGCGAGTTGTTATGATTACCGGTGATCATAAAATAACCGCCTTGGCGATTGCAAAGGAAGCAGGTATTTATCACGCAGGCGACGAAATTATTACCGGAGCAGAAATTGATACCTTGTCCGACACAGAGCTTGCCGCAAAAGTTTCTAAAACGTCCGTATTTGCGCGGGTAACTCCGGAGCATAAATTACAAATTGTGAATGCTTACAAAAAGAATGGAGAAATTGTTGCAATGACGGGAGATGGAGTAAATGATGCGCCATCGCTTGTCGCAGCTGATCTTGGTGTTGCGATGGGGAAGACGGGTACCGAAGTTGCAAAAGAAGCGGCAGACCTCATTTTGCTCGATGATAATTTTGGAAGCATTGTCTCGGCAATAGAAGAGGGGAGAAGTATTTATAAAACAATTAAAAAAGTAATTCTCTATCTTTTTTCAACGAGTATTGGAGAAGTGCTTACGATTGTAGGAGCGTTATTTCTTGGGTATCCGCTTCCCATACTTGCCGCACAGATTATCTGGCTTAATTTCATCACTGATGGTTTTCTTGATGTTGCCCTTGCTATGGAGCCGAAAGAAAAAGGGTTACTTCGCCGAAATTTTGAAAAGCCGAAAAAGTATCTCATTGATTCACTCACGATAAAAAGAATGATTTTAATGGCAGTGCCAATGATGGTGGGAACACTTTTTCTTTTTAGGGAATATTTTGAAACCGATATCACAAAAGCGTGGACTATCTCACTTACTACACTCGCTGTTTTTCAATGGCTCAATGCATGGAATTGCCGCTCTGAAGATAAGTCAATTTTTCAAATGAATCCGTTCTCAAATAAGTTTTTAATGGGTGCAACGGCGATCGTGATTATTCTACAGCTTTTCGCGGTGTATAATCCCCTTATGCAGAAACTTCTTCACACGACTCCACTTACCGGGAGTGAATGGATGATGATTATTCCTATCGCATTTTCGATTGTCATTGTTGAAGAGGTGCGAAAATTTTTCCATCGAAATCGAAAATCATGCGTATTGGGTAAAAGTCAGAATATGTTCCATCAAACGGGGAAACATTTAGCCGTATAA
- a CDS encoding NUDIX domain-containing protein, with protein MIMEKQYPKVGVGVMVLKEGRVLLGKRKGSHGEGEYSFPGGHLEYRESFEECARREVREEAGIEIENIQFVRVANLQHYAPKHYVHIGLMAEWKEGVPKVLEPEKCEGWDWYSLDDLPHPLFKSLPEDIESYKTGKHFYDSA; from the coding sequence ATGATTATGGAAAAACAATATCCAAAAGTTGGAGTCGGCGTTATGGTTCTCAAGGAAGGCAGGGTACTTCTGGGGAAACGAAAAGGATCGCACGGAGAAGGGGAGTACAGCTTCCCGGGCGGGCATCTTGAATACAGGGAATCATTTGAAGAATGCGCGCGGAGAGAAGTAAGAGAGGAGGCGGGGATTGAAATAGAAAATATCCAATTTGTCCGTGTGGCAAATCTTCAACACTATGCGCCCAAGCACTATGTGCACATAGGTCTTATGGCGGAATGGAAAGAGGGGGTTCCGAAAGTTCTCGAACCGGAAAAATGCGAAGGATGGGATTGGTATTCGCTTGACGACCTTCCGCATCCGCTTTTTAAATCACTTCCTGAAGATATTGAAAGCTATAAAACCGGAAAACATTTTTACGATTCGGCATAA
- a CDS encoding DUF4147 domain-containing protein: MELPIIKNWNELSTTPLREDALQILEAGLESVATENVIESQIVLKDGDLCIKDARICLGLYKRVFFVGIGKCALDAGGVFEKLLGDRITGGIVLDVRGGVLKKLRSYVGTHPYPSEQNLEATRAIVNMFHDITVEDLVITVISGGGSSLLCMPHDLKCEVLANITKGLMDKGANIHEINIVRKHTSDIQGGQLAKLLFPATVISFIFSDVPGNDMGTVASGPTVLDASTQEDAEKILAKYDILTLCTLPHCELIETPKDPKYFERVTNILLVTGHKALEAMAKKAMSLGYTSTIVTDNLEGEARVVGEKLAREENASRVCKLYGGETTVRVRGKGKGGRNQELVLAALPHLVMNKVIVAAASDGWDNSDVAGALGDKDLFNHTQEINAVSYQFLDTNNSYEFFSRIGGHIKTGRTGINISDLYFTLTG; the protein is encoded by the coding sequence ATGGAACTCCCCATCATTAAAAATTGGAATGAACTTTCTACCACCCCTCTGCGTGAAGACGCGCTCCAGATTCTTGAAGCTGGGCTAGAGTCGGTTGCAACCGAAAATGTCATCGAATCCCAGATCGTCCTCAAAGACGGCGATCTATGCATCAAAGATGCCCGTATTTGCTTGGGACTGTATAAGCGAGTGTTTTTTGTCGGAATTGGAAAGTGCGCGCTTGATGCCGGAGGGGTCTTTGAAAAACTTTTGGGAGATCGCATTACTGGCGGCATCGTGCTTGATGTGCGTGGCGGTGTTCTCAAAAAACTTCGTTCGTACGTTGGTACGCATCCATACCCTTCGGAACAAAATCTTGAAGCAACAAGAGCGATAGTAAATATGTTCCACGATATTACTGTGGAAGATTTGGTAATTACCGTGATCTCCGGCGGCGGTTCTTCGCTTCTTTGTATGCCACATGATCTTAAATGCGAAGTGCTTGCAAATATTACAAAAGGGCTTATGGATAAGGGGGCAAATATCCATGAGATCAATATTGTTCGCAAGCATACTTCTGATATTCAAGGGGGACAGCTTGCAAAACTTTTATTTCCTGCGACCGTAATCTCGTTTATTTTTTCCGATGTTCCCGGAAATGATATGGGAACTGTCGCATCCGGTCCTACCGTCTTGGATGCGAGTACTCAAGAAGACGCAGAAAAAATTCTTGCAAAATACGATATTCTCACGCTTTGTACGCTTCCGCATTGTGAACTTATTGAGACTCCTAAAGACCCGAAATATTTTGAACGAGTGACGAACATCCTTTTGGTTACTGGGCATAAAGCGCTTGAAGCAATGGCAAAAAAGGCGATGTCACTTGGGTACACAAGCACTATTGTTACCGACAATCTCGAGGGAGAAGCGCGTGTTGTCGGCGAGAAGCTCGCGCGAGAAGAAAACGCCTCGCGCGTTTGTAAGCTCTATGGCGGAGAAACAACCGTTCGTGTTCGTGGAAAAGGAAAGGGGGGGAGAAATCAAGAGTTGGTGCTCGCCGCGCTTCCCCATCTTGTTATGAACAAGGTGATAGTTGCGGCGGCATCCGATGGATGGGATAATAGCGATGTTGCAGGAGCTCTTGGAGACAAAGATCTTTTCAATCACACTCAAGAGATCAATGCAGTTTCATATCAGTTTTTAGATACTAATAATTCATATGAGTTCTTTTCCCGCATAGGCGGTCATATTAAAACCGGAAGAACCGGCATCAATATATCCGATCTTTATTTTACGCTTACGGGATAG
- the ppsA gene encoding phosphoenolpyruvate synthase — MDNRTDKLIIWFDQISNDDVALVGGKNASLGEMYTHLTGKGIRIPNGFVVTAHAYRAFIEGTGLRLFIEQELAGLDTSNIKMLQQKGKTIREKFIEKEFPEALASQIREAYRNLSNGYHMENADVAVRSSATAEDLPGASFAGEHETFLDIVGEENVLVAVRAAMASLFTDRAISYRVDKGFNHFDIALSVGVQKMVRSDKACSGVMFTLDTETGFRGIVEINSSWGLGEMIVQGKVTPDEFIVFKSTLAQGFPAIIKKSLGEKSIKMIYQTGKKSPVKEVTVSPSDRIKFTLSDEEILTLARWAVTIEEHYTARAGHPMPMDMEWAKDGISGELFIVQARPETVQSEKTGYEIKEYKLTGKGDVVGEGISVGAKIAKGKARIILSADKLSDFKDGEILVTRITDPDWEPIMKKASAIITERGGRTSHAAIVSRELGIPAVIGVSGVLSKIKTGDMLTIDCSTGGAGIIYHGALPWEEKTYNLKEIPSTRTNLCLNVGSPDGAFMHSFLPNHGVGLAREEFIIASQIRIHPMALLNFETLKDKKLKKTIETLTAGFPDKKEFYIEKLAEGIAQIAAAFYPKQVIVRFSDFKTNEYRALLGGIYFEPEEENPMLGWRGASRYAHPNFIDAFLLECEAVKRVREKWGLYNLQTMIPFCRTPEEGKKVIETMARGGLTQGENGLRVYVMCEIPTNVLRADEFLDIFDGFSIGSNDLAQLTLGLDRDSSIVAGISNENDPSVRVLVRDAIHACKRRGKYIGFCGQAPSDYKDFLRFLIKEGIDAVSLNPDSIVPMTFEVSDEEKRIKM, encoded by the coding sequence GTGGATAACAGAACAGACAAGCTCATTATATGGTTCGATCAAATATCAAACGACGATGTCGCGCTCGTTGGTGGGAAGAACGCATCATTGGGCGAGATGTATACTCATTTGACCGGAAAGGGTATTCGCATCCCTAATGGTTTTGTGGTTACTGCTCATGCATATCGCGCGTTCATTGAAGGAACGGGGTTGAGGTTATTTATCGAGCAAGAACTTGCCGGCCTCGATACTTCTAATATCAAGATGCTCCAACAAAAAGGGAAAACGATTCGAGAAAAATTTATCGAAAAAGAATTTCCCGAGGCGCTTGCTTCTCAAATTAGAGAAGCATATCGCAATCTCTCAAATGGGTATCACATGGAGAACGCCGATGTTGCTGTTCGTTCTTCTGCAACCGCGGAAGATCTTCCGGGTGCTTCGTTTGCGGGAGAGCATGAAACATTTTTAGACATTGTAGGTGAAGAAAATGTTCTTGTTGCTGTACGCGCGGCGATGGCGTCATTGTTTACCGACCGCGCGATCTCATATCGCGTTGATAAGGGGTTCAATCATTTTGATATTGCGTTGTCCGTAGGCGTGCAGAAAATGGTCCGCTCGGACAAGGCGTGCTCAGGAGTCATGTTTACCCTCGACACGGAAACAGGATTCCGTGGCATCGTTGAGATCAATAGTTCTTGGGGGTTGGGCGAGATGATCGTGCAGGGCAAGGTCACGCCGGATGAATTTATTGTATTCAAATCTACGCTCGCACAAGGGTTTCCCGCCATCATTAAGAAATCTCTTGGCGAGAAAAGCATAAAGATGATTTATCAAACAGGAAAAAAATCTCCCGTGAAAGAAGTCACGGTTTCTCCAAGCGATAGAATAAAATTCACACTCTCCGACGAAGAAATTCTTACTCTTGCGCGGTGGGCTGTTACGATTGAAGAGCATTACACCGCCCGCGCAGGACATCCCATGCCGATGGATATGGAATGGGCAAAAGACGGCATTTCAGGGGAACTTTTTATTGTGCAAGCGCGACCCGAGACGGTTCAATCGGAAAAAACAGGATACGAGATAAAAGAATACAAACTCACAGGAAAGGGGGACGTGGTTGGCGAAGGAATTTCTGTCGGTGCAAAAATTGCGAAAGGTAAAGCACGCATCATTCTTTCCGCGGATAAACTTTCTGATTTTAAAGATGGAGAAATTTTGGTAACGAGAATTACCGATCCTGACTGGGAACCGATCATGAAAAAAGCGTCTGCGATCATCACCGAACGCGGGGGACGCACATCTCACGCGGCGATCGTATCACGCGAGCTTGGCATTCCCGCAGTCATTGGTGTTTCCGGAGTGCTTTCAAAAATAAAAACCGGAGATATGCTCACGATAGATTGCTCAACCGGCGGAGCGGGGATTATTTATCACGGCGCACTTCCGTGGGAAGAGAAGACCTACAACCTCAAGGAAATTCCAAGCACGCGAACGAATCTTTGTCTCAATGTCGGAAGTCCTGACGGCGCGTTTATGCATTCATTCTTACCGAACCACGGTGTTGGTCTCGCGCGCGAGGAGTTCATCATTGCTTCGCAGATCCGCATTCACCCGATGGCGCTTCTTAATTTTGAAACGCTCAAGGATAAAAAACTCAAAAAAACCATTGAGACGTTGACAGCGGGATTTCCCGACAAAAAAGAATTTTATATTGAAAAACTTGCCGAAGGTATCGCACAGATCGCCGCAGCGTTTTATCCGAAGCAAGTGATTGTGAGGTTCTCCGATTTTAAGACCAATGAATATCGAGCGCTCCTTGGCGGGATATATTTTGAGCCTGAAGAAGAAAATCCCATGCTTGGCTGGCGTGGCGCTTCTCGGTATGCTCATCCAAATTTTATTGATGCGTTCCTCCTTGAGTGTGAAGCAGTAAAACGTGTTCGCGAAAAGTGGGGGTTGTATAATCTACAGACCATGATTCCATTTTGCAGAACACCCGAGGAAGGAAAGAAAGTCATTGAAACAATGGCGCGTGGGGGTCTTACGCAAGGAGAGAACGGACTTCGTGTATACGTGATGTGCGAAATACCGACCAATGTTTTGCGTGCTGATGAATTTCTTGATATTTTTGATGGATTCTCGATCGGATCAAACGATCTTGCGCAATTGACGCTGGGACTTGACCGCGATTCCTCGATCGTTGCCGGTATATCAAATGAAAATGATCCTTCTGTCCGTGTGCTTGTACGAGATGCTATTCACGCATGCAAACGTCGCGGAAAGTATATTGGATTTTGTGGGCAAGCTCCATCTGATTATAAAGATTTCTTACGTTTTCTTATTAAAGAGGGGATTGATGCCGTATCTCTCAATCCGGACTCTATTGTTCCGATGACATTTGAGGTTTCTGATGAAGAGAAGCGTATTAAGATGTGA